A portion of the Paenibacillus marchantiae genome contains these proteins:
- the uxaC gene encoding glucuronate isomerase: MKSFLDEQFLLHNETAIKLYEDYAKDMPIIDYHCHLSPQEIYENKTFGNITEAWLYGDHYKWRLMRANGIEEQYITGGEGVTDYDRFLAYARTVPMMIGNPLYAWSHLELQRYFGVYEVLNETSAPAIWEKVNAKLNSDGFGARDLITKSNVTVVCTTDDPCDSLEYHLKIQEIEGFDTAVLPSFRPDKGLELNRDTFSEWVGKLSQAAGTAISDYDSFLSALESRVEFFHSVGGRVSDHALDYVPYGTATREEAAAIFAKAIAGEKVSREEEDKYKTVTLAFLGKLYADRGWVMQFHINAARNNNSRMFAQLGPDTGYDSVNDTPLSSAMIGLLDALEQQQALPKTILYSLNPRDNEVLAAIIGSFQGGGIPGKIQLGAAWWFNDTKDGMLAQMKALANVGLISRFVGMLTDSRSFLSYTRHEYFRRLVCNLIGEWAEQGEVPHDMELLGQIVQGIAYNNAKEYFPFASALKTVSASQS; encoded by the coding sequence ATGAAGTCTTTTCTGGATGAACAATTTTTGCTGCACAATGAAACGGCGATCAAGTTATATGAGGACTATGCGAAGGACATGCCGATTATTGACTATCACTGCCACCTGAGTCCACAGGAAATCTACGAGAATAAAACCTTTGGCAATATTACAGAGGCTTGGTTATACGGTGATCACTACAAATGGCGGCTGATGCGCGCAAACGGGATTGAGGAGCAGTACATTACGGGAGGAGAGGGCGTAACCGATTATGATCGTTTTCTGGCGTACGCCAGAACTGTACCGATGATGATTGGTAACCCGCTGTACGCGTGGTCTCATTTGGAATTACAGCGTTATTTCGGTGTCTATGAAGTGTTGAATGAGACGAGCGCCCCGGCTATCTGGGAAAAAGTAAATGCCAAACTGAACAGTGACGGATTCGGTGCACGTGATCTCATTACCAAATCCAATGTTACCGTGGTATGCACGACGGATGATCCGTGTGATTCCTTGGAATACCACCTGAAGATTCAGGAGATCGAAGGTTTCGATACCGCTGTACTGCCTTCATTCCGTCCGGATAAAGGATTGGAATTGAACCGTGACACCTTCTCGGAATGGGTAGGCAAGCTGTCGCAGGCAGCCGGAACGGCGATTTCCGATTATGACTCATTCCTCTCGGCCCTAGAGTCCCGGGTAGAGTTCTTCCACTCCGTAGGAGGCCGGGTGTCTGACCATGCACTCGATTATGTACCTTACGGCACGGCCACACGTGAGGAAGCAGCAGCGATTTTTGCCAAGGCTATTGCAGGCGAGAAGGTTAGTCGTGAGGAAGAGGACAAGTATAAGACGGTAACGCTGGCTTTCCTCGGCAAGCTGTACGCAGATCGGGGCTGGGTAATGCAGTTCCATATTAATGCGGCCCGCAACAATAACAGCCGTATGTTCGCCCAGCTTGGCCCGGATACCGGTTATGATTCCGTTAATGATACGCCGCTTTCCTCAGCCATGATCGGATTACTCGATGCGCTGGAGCAGCAGCAGGCACTGCCGAAAACGATCTTGTATTCCTTGAATCCTCGGGACAATGAAGTGCTCGCAGCGATTATCGGCAGCTTCCAGGGCGGCGGCATTCCAGGCAAAATCCAGCTTGGTGCAGCCTGGTGGTTCAACGATACGAAGGACGGCATGCTCGCTCAAATGAAGGCGCTGGCGAATGTAGGTCTAATCAGCCGTTTCGTCGGTATGCTAACCGATTCCCGCAGTTTCCTCTCCTACACACGACATGAGTATTTCCGCCGCCTGGTCTGCAACCTCATCGGTGAATGGGCCGAACAAGGCGAGGTACCACATGATATGGAACTACTTGGACAGATCGTACAGGGCATTGCCTACAACAATGCGAAGGAGTATTTCCCTTTTGCTTCTGCGCTCAAAACTGTTTCTGCTTCACAGTCCTGA
- a CDS encoding helicase C-terminal domain-containing protein, with translation MTTAIRISVRPLVEYVYRSGSIRPGFRSNASMQEGTRIHQRVQKDYTEEDLKEVVLEVELQHGDLTYVVEGRCDGLIRLDGQLTVDEIKSTAGNLDDLGDGAPVHWAQAMMYAYMYAVQHDEPRMQVQLTYVHTVNNEERRFRRMLERQELEQFAAELVAGYAPYAEMIVAYEEKRDISVRELPFPFRKYREGQRKLAGAVYKTIREGQGLMAKAPTGIGKTMSVLFPTVKAIGEGEAKRLFYLTARTTTRVAAEEAFARMQAEGLKMHVISLTAKDKICFKEEEACDTGQCGMCEGYYDRINGAVLDMLEHETLMTRPVIEQYARKHRVCPFEFSLDAAYAADAVICDYNYIFDPRISLKRMLEEQKRKTVLLVDEAHNLVDRGRMMFSAELEKAVFLDVKREFQTLGSSVTAAKAIADRTGAIDKYLITLRKNGGDEGKLLQQEAPEELIELLEPFVMVAEQCLVEGGSANAETDELLLAAYFTAQNFLRIAKLYDERFITYAECVRSEVRVKLFCLDPSVLLRQTAKGFRSTIHFSATLSPLGYYRDMLGAEEEDYTLRIASPFQREQLDVRLLPLSIRYRDRERSRQPIANMLRQLVAEWPHSNLLVFFPSYPYMREVHATYMEQPGEAEVVMQEQGMSEEEREAFLNAFQPHPERTRLVFAVMGGVFSEGVDLPGDRLNGVVVVGAGLPQIGLENNVLRDYYSRTGRNGFNYAYVFPGMNKVLQAGGRLIRTEEDKGVLVLVDDRFTEEPYRSLLPEEWQDYTRISPQ, from the coding sequence ATGACAACCGCAATTCGAATATCAGTCAGGCCTTTGGTGGAATATGTGTACCGCAGTGGCAGCATACGTCCAGGGTTCCGCTCGAATGCATCGATGCAGGAGGGAACCCGGATACACCAGCGAGTGCAGAAGGATTACACAGAAGAGGATTTGAAAGAAGTCGTTCTCGAAGTGGAACTGCAGCATGGAGACTTGACCTACGTGGTGGAGGGACGATGTGACGGGCTGATTCGTCTGGATGGTCAGCTGACGGTGGATGAGATCAAATCAACTGCGGGCAATCTGGACGATCTGGGCGATGGGGCCCCCGTACACTGGGCGCAGGCCATGATGTATGCCTATATGTACGCCGTTCAGCATGATGAACCCCGTATGCAGGTACAGCTTACATACGTGCACACCGTGAATAATGAGGAAAGACGGTTTCGGCGGATGCTGGAACGGCAGGAGCTGGAACAGTTTGCAGCAGAGCTGGTCGCTGGTTACGCGCCATACGCAGAGATGATTGTGGCTTATGAAGAGAAGCGCGATATAAGCGTGCGAGAGCTGCCTTTCCCTTTTCGCAAATACAGAGAGGGACAGCGCAAGCTGGCAGGAGCCGTATACAAGACCATCCGCGAGGGGCAGGGACTGATGGCGAAAGCGCCAACGGGTATTGGCAAAACGATGTCAGTCCTGTTTCCCACGGTCAAGGCCATTGGTGAAGGAGAAGCCAAACGATTGTTCTATCTGACCGCAAGAACGACGACGCGAGTGGCGGCAGAAGAGGCTTTTGCCCGGATGCAGGCGGAAGGATTGAAGATGCATGTGATCAGTCTGACCGCAAAGGACAAGATCTGTTTCAAGGAAGAGGAAGCCTGTGATACGGGACAGTGTGGCATGTGCGAAGGATATTATGACCGTATTAATGGAGCCGTGCTGGATATGCTGGAACATGAGACGTTAATGACACGCCCGGTTATAGAACAGTACGCACGTAAGCATCGGGTATGTCCGTTTGAATTTTCACTGGATGCTGCGTATGCAGCCGATGCGGTGATCTGCGACTATAACTATATTTTCGATCCGCGTATCTCGCTCAAACGAATGCTGGAGGAGCAGAAGCGCAAGACGGTATTACTGGTCGATGAGGCACATAATCTGGTCGATCGGGGCCGAATGATGTTTTCGGCAGAGCTGGAGAAGGCCGTCTTTCTGGATGTCAAAAGGGAATTCCAAACGCTGGGCAGCAGTGTGACTGCCGCTAAAGCCATCGCGGATCGGACGGGAGCCATCGACAAATACCTGATTACGCTTCGCAAAAATGGTGGGGATGAGGGCAAATTGCTGCAACAGGAGGCGCCAGAGGAACTGATTGAACTGCTGGAGCCTTTTGTCATGGTTGCGGAGCAATGCCTTGTTGAAGGCGGTTCGGCAAATGCCGAGACGGATGAATTGCTGCTGGCAGCCTACTTCACCGCACAGAATTTCCTGCGTATTGCCAAGTTGTACGATGAACGCTTCATTACCTATGCGGAATGTGTACGAAGTGAAGTACGAGTGAAGCTGTTCTGCCTGGATCCATCTGTGCTGCTGCGCCAGACTGCCAAGGGGTTCCGCTCTACCATTCATTTCTCTGCGACATTGTCACCTCTTGGTTATTACCGGGATATGCTAGGTGCGGAGGAAGAGGATTATACCTTACGTATTGCTTCGCCTTTCCAGCGGGAGCAGCTGGATGTGAGATTGCTGCCATTATCGATTCGCTATCGGGATCGTGAACGTTCCAGACAGCCAATTGCCAATATGCTGCGCCAATTGGTTGCAGAGTGGCCACATAGCAACCTGCTCGTCTTTTTCCCATCCTATCCTTATATGCGCGAAGTACATGCGACGTATATGGAACAGCCGGGCGAGGCAGAAGTCGTGATGCAGGAGCAGGGCATGAGTGAAGAGGAACGGGAGGCGTTCCTGAACGCGTTCCAGCCACATCCTGAACGAACACGGTTGGTATTTGCCGTTATGGGTGGTGTGTTTTCCGAAGGTGTGGATCTGCCGGGTGATCGTCTGAATGGGGTTGTGGTGGTCGGTGCCGGACTTCCCCAGATCGGTCTGGAGAACAACGTACTCCGCGATTATTATAGTCGGACAGGGCGCAATGGATTCAATTATGCCTATGTTTTCCCCGGCATGAACAAGGTATTGCAGGCAGGTGGAAGGCTGATACGTACGGAAGAGGACAAGGGCGTACTGGTACTGGTCGACGATCGATTCACCGAGGAACCATATCGTTCATTGCTGCCCGAGGAATGGCAGGACTACACACGGATTTCACCCCAATAA
- a CDS encoding ABC transporter ATP-binding protein, with product MMKLFRMLKPYRVPIFFILGLVLLQSLAELYLPTLMADIVNGGIIKGDVPYIWQIGGWMLVIAIAGTACSITASYLSSRTAGGFAKQLRSRVFRHVENYSLQEFDKLGTASLITRTTNDITQVQNVLTMMLRMMVMAPMMCIGGIFMAVSQDAKLSTIFLVVLPVLAGAIALIGAKGLPLFKQIQKKLDRLNLVLREQLTGIRVVRSFNRGEHERARFNGANTDLRDVSIKVNVLMATLMPVMMLVMNFSMIAILYFGGQRIDSGNMNIGSLIAFIQYAMQIMFSLIMVSIIFVMIPRASASAERINEVLDMHPDLSNPEQPREMKSLQGTIEFDNVTFRYPGAENAALSGISFTARPGETTAIIGGTGSGKSTLLSLIPRFYDVTEGTVRVNGTDVRELRQEDLRAKIGFVPQKAILFTGTIAENIRHGKDDATMEEIVRAAQTAQAENFITEMKDGYDSVIAQGGNNVSGGQKQRLSIARALVRRPEVYIFDDSFSALDFKTDAKLRAALKSETTEAAVLIVAQRVSTVMDADRILVMDEGRIVGSGTHKELMEHNEVYREIVSSQLTEEEIA from the coding sequence ATGATGAAATTGTTTCGCATGCTTAAGCCTTACCGAGTCCCCATTTTCTTCATACTGGGTCTGGTGCTGTTACAGTCGTTAGCTGAACTGTATTTGCCAACCCTGATGGCGGACATCGTTAATGGCGGCATAATAAAAGGAGATGTTCCATACATCTGGCAGATTGGTGGCTGGATGCTGGTGATTGCGATAGCAGGCACGGCTTGTTCCATCACAGCCAGTTACCTTTCATCCCGCACAGCGGGTGGATTTGCCAAACAGCTGCGCAGCAGAGTATTCCGCCATGTGGAGAACTATTCGCTGCAGGAATTTGATAAATTGGGTACAGCATCACTAATTACCCGTACCACCAATGATATTACGCAGGTACAGAACGTATTAACGATGATGCTGCGCATGATGGTTATGGCTCCGATGATGTGTATCGGTGGTATCTTCATGGCGGTATCCCAGGATGCCAAATTATCGACCATCTTCCTGGTTGTCTTGCCTGTACTGGCTGGAGCCATTGCACTGATTGGTGCGAAAGGTCTACCTTTGTTCAAACAAATTCAGAAAAAACTCGACCGACTCAATCTGGTCCTGCGTGAGCAACTAACTGGGATTCGCGTGGTTCGTTCCTTTAATCGTGGGGAACATGAACGTGCTCGCTTTAATGGAGCCAATACAGATCTGAGAGACGTTTCCATTAAAGTGAATGTGCTCATGGCAACATTAATGCCTGTTATGATGCTGGTTATGAACTTTTCAATGATTGCCATCCTGTATTTCGGTGGACAGCGTATCGACAGCGGGAATATGAATATTGGTTCATTAATTGCCTTTATTCAATATGCGATGCAAATCATGTTCTCCCTCATTATGGTCTCCATTATCTTTGTCATGATTCCAAGAGCTTCGGCTTCGGCAGAGCGGATCAACGAAGTATTGGATATGCATCCGGATCTCAGCAACCCAGAGCAGCCTCGTGAGATGAAATCGCTGCAAGGCACGATTGAATTCGATAACGTGACATTCCGTTATCCGGGTGCGGAAAATGCTGCGTTGTCAGGCATTTCATTTACGGCACGCCCGGGTGAGACCACAGCGATTATTGGGGGTACGGGCTCAGGTAAATCCACATTGCTCAGTCTCATTCCACGTTTCTATGATGTAACGGAGGGCACTGTACGGGTAAATGGAACAGATGTCCGTGAGCTACGGCAGGAAGATCTGCGGGCCAAAATCGGATTTGTACCACAAAAAGCAATTCTTTTCACCGGAACGATTGCGGAGAATATCCGCCACGGGAAGGATGACGCCACGATGGAGGAGATTGTTCGAGCCGCTCAAACGGCCCAGGCAGAGAACTTCATTACGGAGATGAAAGACGGTTACGACAGCGTCATTGCGCAGGGAGGTAACAACGTATCCGGTGGACAGAAGCAGCGTTTGTCCATTGCACGCGCACTGGTTCGCCGTCCGGAAGTATATATTTTTGACGACAGCTTCTCGGCTCTCGATTTCAAAACTGATGCCAAACTTCGTGCTGCCCTGAAGTCCGAAACGACTGAAGCAGCAGTGCTTATTGTGGCTCAGCGCGTAAGTACGGTTATGGATGCAGATCGCATTCTGGTTATGGATGAGGGACGGATTGTCGGTTCGGGAACACATAAAGAGCTGATGGAGCACAATGAAGTATATCGCGAGATTGTATCCTCCCAGCTGACAGAGGAGGAGATCGCATGA
- a CDS encoding alpha-amylase, which yields MKRNHTMMQFFEWHLAADGNHWKRLAEMAPELKAKGIDSVWVPPVTKAVSPEDTGYGVYDLYDLGEFDQKGSVRTKYGTKQELVDAIAECQKNGVAVYVDLVMNHKAGADETEVFKVIEVDPNDRLKEISKPFEIEGWTKFTFPGRGDQYSSFKWNAEHFNGTDFDAKEERSGVFRIAGENKNWNQNVDDEFGNYDYLMFANIDYNHPDVRQEMLQWGKWLIDTLQCSGFRLDAIKHINHEFIKEFAAEMIRKRGQDFYIVGEFWNSNLDACREFLDTVDYQIDLFDVSLHYKLHEASLAGRDFDLSKIFDDTLVQTHPTHAVTFVDNHDSQPHEALESWVGDWFKPSAYALTLLRRDGYPVVFYGDYYGIGGPEPVEGKKDILDILMSARYDKAYGEQEDYFDHANTIGWVRRGVDEIEGSGCAVVISNGDDGEKRMFVGEHRAGEVWTDLTHSCEDSITIEKDGWATFHVCGGGVSVWVLPDQGEESDAQ from the coding sequence ATGAAGAGAAATCATACGATGATGCAGTTTTTTGAATGGCACCTGGCCGCAGACGGAAACCACTGGAAACGATTGGCCGAAATGGCGCCAGAACTGAAAGCAAAAGGCATTGACTCCGTGTGGGTGCCTCCGGTGACCAAAGCCGTATCTCCCGAGGATACCGGTTACGGCGTATATGACCTGTACGATCTGGGCGAATTTGACCAGAAAGGCAGCGTGCGCACCAAATACGGTACCAAGCAGGAACTGGTGGATGCGATTGCCGAGTGCCAGAAGAATGGTGTTGCCGTCTATGTGGATCTGGTGATGAACCATAAGGCGGGGGCCGATGAGACGGAAGTTTTCAAGGTGATTGAGGTTGATCCCAATGATCGATTGAAGGAAATCTCCAAACCGTTCGAGATTGAGGGCTGGACCAAATTCACATTTCCGGGCCGCGGGGATCAGTACTCCTCTTTCAAATGGAACGCCGAACACTTCAACGGTACCGACTTTGATGCCAAGGAAGAACGGAGCGGTGTGTTCCGCATTGCGGGGGAGAACAAGAACTGGAATCAAAATGTCGACGATGAGTTCGGCAATTATGATTACCTGATGTTCGCCAATATCGATTACAATCACCCGGATGTCCGGCAGGAAATGCTCCAATGGGGAAAATGGCTCATCGATACGCTGCAATGCAGCGGTTTTCGACTGGATGCGATCAAACATATCAACCACGAATTCATCAAGGAATTCGCTGCTGAGATGATCCGCAAACGCGGGCAGGACTTCTACATTGTAGGTGAGTTCTGGAACTCCAATCTCGATGCATGCCGTGAATTCCTGGATACGGTGGACTATCAGATTGATCTGTTCGATGTGTCCCTGCATTACAAACTTCATGAAGCCTCTCTGGCTGGGCGGGATTTCGATCTTTCCAAGATTTTTGATGATACCCTGGTGCAGACACATCCAACGCATGCTGTAACGTTTGTCGATAACCATGATTCCCAACCGCATGAAGCGCTGGAATCCTGGGTAGGCGATTGGTTCAAGCCGAGCGCATATGCGCTGACGCTGCTGCGTCGTGACGGTTATCCGGTTGTCTTTTACGGTGATTATTACGGCATTGGTGGTCCCGAACCTGTCGAGGGCAAGAAGGACATTCTCGACATTCTGATGTCAGCCCGTTACGACAAAGCTTATGGAGAGCAGGAAGATTACTTCGATCACGCGAACACGATTGGGTGGGTACGCCGCGGGGTGGACGAAATCGAAGGTTCTGGTTGTGCAGTAGTTATCTCGAATGGTGATGATGGTGAGAAAAGAATGTTTGTTGGCGAACACCGTGCTGGCGAAGTCTGGACCGATCTGACGCACAGCTGTGAGGATAGCATTACTATTGAGAAAGACGGATGGGCCACTTTCCATGTATGTGGTGGGGGCGTCTCCGTGTGGGTTCTTCCGGATCAGGGTGAGGAATCTGATGCTCAATAA
- a CDS encoding MBL fold metallo-hydrolase, which yields MKITFLGTGDMFSVEQHHNSMLAEFGDTHLVIDFPESNAKALKEYGFPMTGIHNVFITHLHEDHINGVQMLGYYSQIVGDRKPRLFIHEELVDPLWNILSPGMRYTTDGERTMSDYYDIVPLPDGGTFELGGVTFETFRTQHVPGMVSNGLLAKPYFYYSADSTLDQERVEQAATDVQLIFHECHMHDLVIKSHTSLKDLQQLPAEVRQKTVLMHYHDEYADADKRTQFNQEHDLRMVGTLESFELEV from the coding sequence ATGAAAATAACATTTCTCGGTACAGGAGACATGTTCAGTGTAGAGCAACACCACAACAGTATGCTGGCCGAATTCGGCGATACACATCTGGTGATTGATTTTCCGGAATCCAATGCAAAAGCATTAAAGGAATACGGCTTTCCAATGACGGGTATTCACAATGTGTTTATTACCCATCTGCATGAAGATCATATTAACGGAGTACAGATGCTCGGATATTATTCACAGATTGTGGGCGACCGCAAGCCACGTCTGTTTATTCACGAAGAACTGGTTGATCCGTTATGGAACATTTTATCCCCAGGCATGCGTTATACAACCGATGGGGAGCGTACGATGAGCGACTATTATGATATCGTACCTTTACCGGATGGAGGCACATTTGAACTGGGGGGCGTAACGTTTGAGACTTTTCGAACACAACACGTGCCGGGTATGGTCAGCAACGGCCTTCTTGCAAAGCCCTACTTCTACTATAGCGCAGACAGCACGCTCGATCAGGAACGGGTAGAGCAGGCCGCCACAGACGTACAGCTCATTTTCCACGAATGTCATATGCATGACCTGGTGATCAAATCACACACCTCACTGAAGGATCTGCAACAACTGCCTGCCGAAGTGAGACAGAAAACCGTGCTCATGCATTATCATGATGAATACGCCGATGCGGATAAACGGACACAGTTCAACCAAGAACATGATCTAAGAATGGTGGGCACGCTGGAGTCGTTTGAACTGGAAGTGTAG
- a CDS encoding antibiotic biosynthesis monooxygenase family protein, giving the protein MYIYLVPSPIPDALAAYPHLTLRSEEQVRLAIESTERLMNIESDDNVAAYEAFDAAGSWTGGGYAVLNNIPVSEDGRNDFEERFKNRARKVEDEPGFVGIRVLRPLKDDTYVVLTLWQSEDHFKNWQQSQAYNHAHRNRSTSEGLTAQKPTMFPRPSFVTTFTIE; this is encoded by the coding sequence ATGTATATCTATTTGGTTCCTTCACCAATTCCGGATGCACTTGCTGCATATCCGCATCTGACTTTGCGCAGCGAGGAACAGGTTCGTTTGGCCATTGAATCGACAGAACGTCTGATGAACATCGAGTCCGATGACAACGTAGCGGCGTACGAAGCCTTCGATGCCGCAGGCTCCTGGACAGGCGGCGGTTATGCCGTTCTCAACAATATACCCGTATCCGAAGATGGACGGAATGACTTCGAGGAACGTTTCAAGAACCGTGCGCGCAAAGTGGAGGACGAACCCGGCTTTGTCGGCATTCGTGTGCTTCGTCCTTTAAAGGACGATACGTATGTCGTACTTACACTTTGGCAGTCCGAGGATCATTTCAAGAACTGGCAGCAGTCCCAAGCCTATAACCATGCTCACCGCAACCGCAGCACGAGTGAAGGGCTGACCGCACAGAAGCCCACCATGTTTCCAAGACCTTCATTCGTCACGACATTCACCATAGAGTAA
- a CDS encoding MarR family winged helix-turn-helix transcriptional regulator has protein sequence MTGIDPVAQKLLYSIMQFNKGKWRQHKPHGRNHNEIMVLGCLLHGMHPGERLNWQDNPPNFNDTLHSNHPGLKVSEISALLRVKSPTITPVIRGLEDEGLVERTMDPEDRRAVRITITEAGREIIRAAHQERMEIFNKLVEHLGEEDSLQLAALLTKVYTFFDTKVSQQMDASTQGDDKP, from the coding sequence ATGACTGGCATAGATCCGGTAGCCCAGAAGCTTTTGTATTCCATAATGCAGTTTAATAAAGGCAAATGGAGGCAACATAAACCACATGGGCGTAATCACAATGAAATTATGGTACTGGGTTGTTTGCTCCACGGCATGCATCCGGGAGAACGATTGAATTGGCAGGATAATCCTCCTAATTTCAATGACACACTACATTCAAATCATCCAGGACTAAAAGTATCGGAAATTAGTGCTTTGTTGCGTGTGAAATCGCCGACGATTACTCCTGTCATTCGAGGGCTTGAAGACGAAGGGCTGGTTGAACGAACCATGGACCCGGAGGATCGTCGCGCAGTCCGCATCACCATTACCGAAGCAGGTCGTGAAATTATTCGGGCGGCACATCAAGAGCGCATGGAGATATTTAATAAGCTCGTTGAGCATCTGGGTGAGGAAGACAGTCTTCAGTTAGCGGCATTGTTGACCAAGGTGTACACCTTTTTTGATACAAAAGTTTCCCAACAGATGGATGCGTCCACACAAGGAGATGATAAGCCATGA